The Desulfatibacillum aliphaticivorans DSM 15576 DNA window TTCTGGGAGCATCACCTCGCCCGATGCCGCCAGAGCGGCCTTACGCAAAAAGCCTATTGCCAAAAACACGGTCTCAAGCTCCATCAGTTTTATTACTGGAAGAAGCGGCTGATGCAGGATCATGGCAAAGTCTCGTTTTTGCCCCTTCCCCTTCCCGG harbors:
- the tnpA gene encoding IS66 family insertion sequence element accessory protein TnpA; the protein is MSQEAIYPTKSREDRFFAPSQDLSDPKAKRRFWEHHLARCRQSGLTQKAYCQKHGLKLHQFYYWKKRLMQDHGKVSFLPLPLPG